The Pseudomonas cucumis sequence TCGTTGATCTTGATGAGCAGGGAGGTGAGTAGGTCAGAATTTGGCATTGCGATTCCTCAGTGCATAGGAAAGCGTAGCAGCTGAGGAATTCACCGAGCGAGTCGATTGACGGAGGCTGGACATCAGTGCGCTAGGGGTAAAGCCCGTGCCCTGCAGCTGAGTTGCAGGAAATCTTTGCTCGATGGATATCAATCCAGTGCGTCGTATGATTTGAGCTAATATCAAAAAGGCATTGGTGCTTAATAAAAAAATCAGACGCAGCGTGAGAGGTGCTTGAGATGTTACTAGAAAAAATAGACAACTTAAGAAAAGAAGGAAGAGCAGTGTATGAGAAGGCTCAAAGATTAGAAAAAATGCTCCCACAGATAAGGCGTGAAAGTTATAATTCGCTAAAAGCAAAGTACCCTGGAATCGAACAGCGAGACTGGGCGGGATTAGTTAGGGCTATGCAGGCAGGCAAGTTGCCAGTGGATATGTCGGAAGAAATAAATGTTATTTATGAGGAAATATCTACATACAAGGAGCAGGCTGCGGCGGCTAGAATACGTAGCAAGGAAATATACGCCGCCGCGGCCGCGGCCGATACACGGCGAGCCCTCGATCCGGAGGTGGACCCTACTCCTAGAGGTCAGCACCAAAAATTAAGGCAATGCACCCAGTACCCTCAGCGAAAAGATTGCAATGATGGCGAATCGGAGACTGAGAAGTGGAAACGATGTAAGTTTATGGTGTATGGCGAATCCGGTTTTCGCTGTATAGCCCCCACCAAATAATATTTGCGTCACTCGTGATTTTATAAGTCGGGTTATGAGTAAAAGTGCGATTAGGACGAGTGAGATAGTATTTTCTAGTCCAGACTGGGTCCTTCCGTTTCTAGTTGTTAGGTTGTCAGGCTTCGTCTGATTGAGCAGCAAATTAAGGCTCCTAGCAAATAGTACTGGTACGAAAATGGTATAAGGAAAATTTTATTGCTTTAGCTGAGTTGCCCCGACTCCGTAGTCACCCTGAAGGGCTGCTTTTGGCCGATTTCTGCCTGTCGCGAAGGGCTGAAATCGACCCATAGCCGCCTTACGATAGATGGGTCGTTAGGACCAGCGGAGGTTTCCTAACAAGTCTGAGATGCGACTCATTCTCGCATTAGTACTTTATCATGCTCCGTTAACTCCATAAGTCCAAGCTCTTGCCACCAAGAAATGAGGCTATTGAACTCTCGATCAAGCCATTCATACTTTTCTAAGACGCGAGGTGAATCTTTGAACTTGTCAAGATTTTCGTCAATGTGTCCACGCACTCGGTATAAATATGAATCATACGCACCAGCATGCGGCGGATATAAAAACCATGTCCAATAGCGCTGATAATAAAAGCCGTCTATATCGAGCCCATAAAAAGCAGGAGCTAAAGGCATTTGCCCTTCTTTTAGGGAAAAGAAATTTATAATTTCTGGATCTATGATTACCCTGGGAAAAACTGCAAGTTCCTCCTCAAGCGTGAAGGCTCGAATATATGAGCTACCAAAAATCACCCGTTCCTTGTGAAATAACTTCCCTTTAGTAATAGCCCCCCTGCAAAATATGCCATCGGAAGCTAAGTCGGCGGTTATTTTATGAATTTTCCTTGACAACCCTTTGAAACCATCCATGGTTGGCTGGGCTGATATTATTATGCAGTCGGAAATGTATGTTAGCCTTGGATCTCCAAGCTCTCTTTCTATCAGTCCGTCTTCCGTTTCTTCGTATACTGGAAGGTCTGCAGCATAGTTTGACTCATAAACCTCTTCAGCCATGAAGTTTAAAACTGACCTTATCTTCCTAAAAATCAGGTCATCTTTTGAGTTGCGCTCTTCTATGCCTTTGATTATTTCCTTGAAGCCAAGAATATCAATAAATGCAACAAATCGTTCCTCCATTAATTCATCATTTTCCAGCATATAGGCCTCGAAATTCGCGCATTATTTGGATGCCTTAACTATATAATTTAAAACTAAAAAAATCTAATACTTCAGTAGCATCCGTCTCTACTTGACATGTGGATGCAATCGACCCATAGCTGCCTTTCGCTGAGGACGGCTAACAGCCAAAAGGGACCAGTCGAAGGCGTCCTGGAAATTAGGGACAATTCAGTGTTCCAGTGTAATTGCCTTTTGATAGGCATAGTATGCAGTTCACTCGGGGCTATGGCCGTCCTTGAAAGCACGTTAAGAGCGGTACAGCACGATGCCGCTTGATGCTGCACGATACACCGTGGCCTCACAAGCTGGAGCTTTTCTTTGCCTGTAGGAAAGCATCGTTGGCTTGTGGCAAAATGCTTTCATGACCACATACCATGGAGCAGGATCAAGTGTCAGACAATGATTTCCCAACGCCTAGTGAGTTTTTCTTATCTGTGGCTATGTATGAGCCTTACAAGTGGAACGATGCTAGCTTTGACAAGGTGTTAGATCTAAGTAAATTTACAGGTTCAATTGATACTTATTGTGTGGAGTGCAAGGATAGAAGTTTGTTCGTCGCTGAATACCCTCCTATTTCGGCCGTTCGCGAAGATTTCCACGCCAAAATTCAAAAGCCTTTTATTTGCGTAATTGAAGCTAAATGCTCTCGGGTAAAGCAGCACATTGCATGTTATGTTTTCAGGATTCACGAAAAGGATGGAGTGACAAAGATAGGTCAGTACCCATCCGCCGCTGACGCTGCAAAACAAGAACTAAAGAATTATCGTAAGGTTTTAAATGAGGAGCATCAGAAAGGTTACACTAAAGCTTTAGGTCTTTTCTCTCATGGCGTAGGTGCTGGCTCTATAGTTTATCTTCGGAAGATTTTCGAGCACTTGGTAGAAGAAGCTTATCAAGAGGCCAGAAAAGATGAAGTGTGGATGTCTACTCATGGGGAAGCGTATCCTACACTTAAAATGGCAAATAAGGTAGCGACTCTAGAAGACTTCCTGCCATCTGATTTGGTGCAGCACCCGAGATTATACGGATTTCTTTCTCAAGGGCTCCACGGCCGTTCAGAAGAAGAGTGCCTAAAGTTGTTTCCGATGTTGAGGCTGGCCATTGAGTTCATACTGAGTCAGAAGCTGGAAAGGCTTAATGCAAAGCAGAGGCGTGAAGAGCTAGAGAAATTACTTAACAGCACTCAGGCGTAAGCTGATTATTACTAACGGGGCGATCAATTTCTGATTTTTTGGGAGGAGTTTTAATGTTAACCAACTGAAAGCCCCTCCCCATATGGTGTCTTGCTATTTAATTGCTAGATACCTCAAACTTTAGGCGTTGAAGCATCAGCACAATTTTTCATCACTCAGAGAAACAATCTATTCATCAGCCCCCCTAAAGTTTCAAGGCCATTTATTGCCCACGTCAGCTCTTACATTGACCGACTGCTTATGGCCGATTTCTGCCCCTCGTGACAGGCAGAAATCGGCCATAAGCAGTCACTCAGCGCGCTTACAAAAGGAGAGACGATTCAGTTTCCCATTCAACTGACCTTGCTGCGATACCAGACGGCAGTACGTTCATTATCAGCTTGGGATTTTCGTATTTCGAACTGCCGTGATTCGTGCAGGACATGCCTCCAGCTGTTGCAACCGTAGCGGTTGGGTGTCTGCTCTGGATAGGTACCACCAATCCAGCAAATGGATGCTTCCAGTCGAGTCCAGCCACCTTCGGCAAGCTTGGTTTCTGCTTCACGTAAACAGCGGCATATCCTACTACCAGGCCAATCGACTGAACCATCCACCCGGATACCGTCGAACACATCTTCAAATGTTTGGCTCTGTATAAACGAAGCCATTTTAGCTTGTGCCTCAATCATGGTTTTGGCCCAACATTGCAGATTCAGACAATGCCGATTGATGGTTTTGTAGCTTTCCTCCAGAAAACCATCCGCCGCCTGGCAACCTGATTCAGACCAGAGATCGAAATGCTCAATGAAGTGGTGAACCAGTTTATTGCGCAGGTCAACCAACTCCTTGAGGTCGGCCTTCATTGCCTCATAATGCTCGGCTGTCATTTCCAACTGGTATCGATGCCTGAGCCAGATCTGGTCACCAACATCGGCTTCCATCTGTGACTCTTCTTCATTTGGGAGCGGCGGGGTCAGAAAGCTTCCGGTCAACATCCCCATCAACGTGCCCATCGTCTTGTTCTGTGCACATGCGACCTTCTGCTCACGGATGATAGACAGCCGATCTGCAGGACCGGTCAGTTCGCAATGCGCGACAATGGCTTTCAGCTGCCGTTCGTATTGTTGCAAGCGCAACAGACAGCGTCCGAGTTTGCGCTGCACTATATGTTGAATAGCAGGTACATCATCCGAGGGCATGGTAGTGATTTCATCCATGATTAACGACTCAGGCATAAGTGGTAGGGCTGGAGCGTTCACTGCAATACGCTTGCCCTGCCAGGAAGGCTTGCAACGCGTAAATCGGACACATATCAAGCTCAGTGTAGGTTGAGTCAATCCGCTCGGACTTTTTCAAAAGAATCAGACGATAGCTGCCGCAGGCGAGGGACAGCTTTGGGTCGTTTGCAGCCCGTCGCGACAGGCAGAAATCGGCCAAAAGCAGTCGGTGAACAGATTAGTGGCAAATCGGTAGCATCGACCTGCTACGCTGAATCATTGTCGCAGTTGAGCTTGCCGTCATCCATGTCACTTTTCTCGTTGGGCTATGCCGCGCTTGCTGCGACACCCCCTCCCAACTAGACAAGGGCTTACAGAACGACAAGGAACGTTATATAAAAAAGGAAAGTACCATGAACCCAACTCTCAAAATAATTACTTATATGCTCGCCATAAGCATCATAAGCGGCTGTTCCTCTACGATACTGGAGAGCAAGCCATATAAAACATACTCAATTGGGAGCACCGTCACTGCGAGTGTGGGAATGCCATTCATCGAGGCTCAAACAGGAACGATTACAAAAGTAAAGCGCTGGGTCGGTGTACTAAATTCGCCAGACGGATGGAAAGTTGATGACGTCTACTCATCCAACTTCATAAAAAAAGAGCTTGTTTATTCTGGAAAATCCGGAAGTACAATTGAGATTGGTTACCGTGAGTATAGAAGCGGCCTTGCTGCGCCAGCATTTTTTCAGTCAGTAAAATACGATTTGAATGAGTCCAAAGTGATCGGATTTCAAAATTTCCAATTTAAGGTTAATTCGGCGGACAACTCATCAATAAGTGTTGTAATCATCCAGGATTGAGGCGCTGCGCTCTTGCAAAGGGTTCGTGCCGGTCGCTTACCTCACTTGGGACGGGCTAAATCCATCCCTTGACCTGAATGCTATGGATGCCTGCAAAGAGTTGAATGCTACCTCTCACGACAAGCGGCAATCGATCCAGGCTGCGTGAAAAATGAGGGGACGGAGTTGATGCTGGAGATTGAGCCGGCGGGGGCGTTGGGTTTCGCTAAGCTCAGCTCAACCTACTCGCCGAAAACAAATGAGCCACCATCATGGACAGAACCCCAGCGAAACAAACCAAAAATAACCGGAGCCC is a genomic window containing:
- a CDS encoding OST-HTH/LOTUS domain-containing protein, which gives rise to MDEITTMPSDDVPAIQHIVQRKLGRCLLRLQQYERQLKAIVAHCELTGPADRLSIIREQKVACAQNKTMGTLMGMLTGSFLTPPLPNEEESQMEADVGDQIWLRHRYQLEMTAEHYEAMKADLKELVDLRNKLVHHFIEHFDLWSESGCQAADGFLEESYKTINRHCLNLQCWAKTMIEAQAKMASFIQSQTFEDVFDGIRVDGSVDWPGSRICRCLREAETKLAEGGWTRLEASICWIGGTYPEQTPNRYGCNSWRHVLHESRQFEIRKSQADNERTAVWYRSKVS